The DNA region AAAATGACATGGGTTTCAAGACAACGTAAAGAAAggcaaataaaagaaagaaaagttgcTCATCACGTGGGAGTCTAAGTCTCATCCTAAAAGCACTAGGCATTGATTATTAAAGGAAAAGACATGGGTCGTTCTTGTCAAAACCCATCAATTCATTTTTGCCAATCATCATCTTTTGGCTCAAATAAATCAAATGGACACCTTACGTTTGCCAAAGTCTTAAGTCAAAATCCCAAATCCACAACAACAGCACCGCTCTCATCTCCTTTGCAACCTCATTGTCGTAGCAAATTTTTATGAACTACGCCTGttgattccgttaaggatacgtaggcagtctaatatcAAATTTTAGACGCAACCGTGAAATCGAAACGAATCcctggtttatataaactaaattcactcctGCTACCAAATACCAAAATGGCATGAAGCCAAAGAAAAGTTTCAAAGGGCATGAAGCCGCAACAAATCTCAAAGGCACAAAACCGTATCAAGTATCAAAATGGCATGAAGCCACAACAAATTTCAATAGCATGAAGTCGTATCAAGTGTCAAAAGGGCACGAAGCCATAACAAGACTTAAATAGCACGAAGCCACATTATGCTCCTCgcccgcatgagctaaaactgcacaaggcattgaATCCAAACAAGAACCAAATACATTGACTAcaagtgacttgatccctcaagagGGTACATAGGCAATCTAGGATTCGACCTAGgtgcagtcacaaaatcaaacaaacaccaaaatcctcaagttacgatttattcatattagaatcaaagggtattcctttcccaaaagaaatgttgtaattaataggcgcgtagcctagaatgggtcgaactcaaactaataaaaccctcttcgaaaaatgaacgaggatgaaattgtgtcgagtgaattatttgtttacatatggAACAACCGCCCACCCACAAGCAAGCAGTGCTTCAGAGAATACCTACAGTTTTCAGCAAATATCACGAGTATGGCAATGTCTTATTATTGTTGTCattcttattttgtttaatCATTATGAAAATCATTCGTAAAttggaaactaatgaaaaactGAACTGGGATGCTGCAGTTTGATATCTTGACCAATTTGCAAAGAGACCGAGGATTGGTAGAGATTGACAACATGCCTCAACTAAGGCTCGCACCTCTGGCTGTGTATCATGAAAAGGTTCAGAAAGGAACTGTTCTTTAACCGGCAGAAAGCAGCACTGATCTTTTGAGAAACAAAGTAAAACCAAGCAACTCAGGGATCTTAAAGTAAGGGGGTCATCTCGCTGGTTCCCCTTAAAATCAAACATGATTTTAGTAATGGTAGGTATATCTTTAGCGCGCTTTTGTAAAAGTTCTCAAATCTGTGAAGGTGTCTAGTTCTAACGTGTCGATATACTTTGCAGGCAAGGAGAAGACCGGCAAGCGATGACATTATTGCCATGTAAACAACTAACAACAATAGTAGAGTTGGAAATCTGCGGAGGCTGTAAAATAACTGGTATCTTTTTTTTACCGTGCTAGCTGAGTTTTAACTTACAAACGCAAAATAAAGTTTACAAATCAACTTTGTTGAAAATTAAATCCAAACAAAGTTCACAACTTCCTGACTCACGAAATGAAAGGCAGTGTAAATGCAAATTCAAGAAGACAGAAAAGGATTCACGTAAAACTCTAGCGTCGCAGTAGTAGCTCGCTGTCACTCATCATCGTCTGAGCTTCCATCTTCAGTACTATAATCGCTATCATCGTCTGGATCCAGAATATCCAGCTCAACATGCTGAACCTGTATTGTCGCTGGTGGTTTATGTACTCCTGGATGAGCATTAGGTCGTATTTGTTGCTCCTCGGCCCTAGGAACTGGAAGAGATTCAAATGGGGGAAGCGGCACTGGGTCCCCTGGCTTCCATCCAGGTGGGGGCACAGGAAATTCGGTTGGTAATTCCACAGGCATCCCCGGTTTCCAACCTGACGGGACTGTGATGTTGGGAGGAAGCAAACCTTGGAGTGCACCCAGGTTGGGAAGTTGATTAGATTCTGTTTGTTCGTGAGGCGGGGGCTCCAATATTGCCTGCATCGTTTCCTCCTTCCCCTCAACTGTTTTAGGTAGGCCCACATCAAGGTTTGCAAAAGCATACAGCTGAGAAGCGCGCATTTGCTCGTCCTGTGGAGCAGGTGGGAGTGCCCCACGAAGAGGAGCTTGTCCCGCCCCAAATTCTGGTGGTGCAAAGGTTGTGTAGCTTATCCGGTGGGCATACGACAGTATATCTGACAAATTCAACTGAGATGAAACCGTAGTGGTGGTGCATGAAGAATCATCATCTGCACCATCCTCCTGTTTTGTCCGTTTGGGGCGGGTAAAATCAGAGTAATCATCAACAAGATTATCAAGAACCTGCTCAACATCCCTGAGTTTCTTGGAAAAGGAAAGAAGCGCAGCATCCTTGGACTTCACTTCGCGTGCAATCTTCAGCTTGGCGTCCTGAAGATCAAGAATCTCTTGGAGTTCAGCTACAGCCTCAAAGAGTTGGGTTTGAAGGGCAGTGAACTGGGAGAGGATCTCTTTGGTGGAGGAAGGAGAAGATTCAAGTGCAGTTGAGGGAAGTGACTGAGTTTGGGAAGAAAGAAAAGTCGGGAAGGTCCCCCGAAATGCATTGAGCCAAAGTGACCGATTGGGAGAGACTTCAAAGAGTTTAGAGGCAAGGGAGGCCATTTGGACAAGAATGGATTGAGCCCGAGGGAGCGGTGGAAGGAGAGAGATAAGGGTTGGGGAGAGATTGGGTTGCTGCTGTGAAGGGACTTTTGGAGGCGTAGGGTTCTGAAGAGAGGGCGATGTGGGGTTTGTTAGGCCTAGCCTAGCGGGGGATTGAACAATTTGGGGTTGCAGCATTTTGTGATTCACTCGATTCTTCAAATATCCTACCAACAAGAAATAGAAGAAATTAAATACTtgatgataaaaaataaaaaaaaacagcaatacCATATAAGCAAAACAGGAAAAACTCGTAGCAGAAACTGAaactaaataaaagaaaaaatgactCTTACTAACAGATTCAGAAAAAAGAATAGCGAGCTAGCGACCAAGGCGTTAAGGAGCCCCAATGTTGTATTGCTACAGAGCTTCCCCTTTCCCTTGTTTTCAGCTCTTCATAAGCTGCAAAATCCAAGAGTTCAAATTCTTCAAAAATGGACCATTTATAAGGTGTAGATACGCTTTCTAGGCTTCGACCGAATAATCTTTCGGGATATTTCCCAATTCAAGCGCTCAGTTTAAGAATTATTGCTCCAATAAATTTGGGGTTGGTAATATTGTTCTCATTGTCATTGTGTACGCATAATATCAATTctggaccaaaaaaaaaaattaacaatgagGCTTGGAAGAAGCAGAAAATTACAACAAAAATCTgataaaccctaaaacccaaaaTTATTCTCAttgtcattgaattgaatgcaTTGCTTAACCTGCTAATCTAAAATTAACCCCAAAGAAAAACTGGAACACTTAAAGGATGCCACAatcatataaaattataaatttgggaaattttcttgataaaccctaaaacccaaaaTTATAGAAATCCCAATTCAGACAAAATCAAAGCCAACCTACGACTTTCATCATAAGTCAAACACAATAATAAATGGGAGAAAGATAAACAGCTCAATCAGCTAACGATGAAGAACCactgaatgagagagagagagagagaagctgaCCTTAGCCTGGTTTAATGAGAGAGTGAATGAAATCGGAAGTGGAGCGAATGCTGCAACGACGGGAAGAAGAGGACCCATACGGCTTTGTGGGTGGGCCGAATCCGAGTATGGGCTTGGAGCGGATTTGAAGGGCCCAGCTTTATATTGACgtaaaaaatggaaagaaaaaaaaaaagggtgcaaAAAAGGGCCCAACCGGGTTCGAACCGGTGACCTCTTGATCTGCAGTCAAATGCTCTACCACTGAGCTATGGACCCGTTTCTGTTTATATCCTCACGTTTTGAATATACCataacaacaaagtcttatccAGAACGACTAAAATTCTAAAACGCCATTCTATTCGGTTGTAAATAATTTGTAACTgactaaaattttgaaattagaAAAAGGATTTTGGTTTTGCAGTTCTCATCCAATAACACGTTGGAACTCATCCTTGTCCACATGGTCACTAGATTTGGATCACGACAAAAATAGTGCAACATACACGGACAAAAGCTGTCTTCTACTATattcttttgtattttttatttttggtttcaaTATAACTTATGAACGAAGAGAGTCTCCCCATAGcattcttcaacaaacaaaatTGCTAACAAAATATGATTTATTGTTTGTTAAAGTCAATAGTGATGAAAGTTAAAAATTCTCTTAGATTTTGtttgaaagtacttttaaaataactgaaaatacTTCCAAACAAGCCGGTACTTATTGAGATTAATTAAGTCAAACTCAAATTTATTATCTTACTATCACACAAATTGACAAAAATCGATGCGAATGGTGGTCATTCCACATATTGCGGTGAAGAAAcactcggtttttttttttaattttaatttttttaatttataagaaTAAAAGCAATAGCAACAATCATTAACAGAAAAACgtaattacaaaaattacaaaGAGGAGTACGAACATGATTACAACGTGGTTTATTACATTGCTTGTTTTGCATTTACTCTCTATATCAAGAATTTGATCATTAGAGAAGATTTGCCTTTTACTTTAACATGCATAGTAAATGAATGAGTATGAAATAGATGTTAGACAAGCCCTTAGATTATCCCATTccctttatttttaaaatgattgaaagtgtttttggtaaaaatattttttaaaacaatccttagtaaaaatgttaGTAAATCCTGGAAAATCACTTAAAGTACTTCCTGAAAGAAGTACATAACTGATACTTCTTGtagaaagcacttaaagtgcttttggaacccaaaaatattttcgctaaaagcgtttttagtcattttaaaagtatatcCAAACGAATCCTAAATATATGTCGTTCATCTATGTAAGTTGAACATAAAACCTCCCCCAACCTAATCAAGCGCAAACTAACTAGCTATGTGCATGGGATCAAAATGATACGGGCATAATGGTTAATGAAAGATGATGTTGTCATCTTTTTTTACCtttcacacacattttaatATTCACTCTTTTTACATCTCTTGATATTTGTCCGTGAGATTGATTGAgtcgaaaaaaattaaatgacaaATTATCAACGGAGTGTGTAGAAAGAGAAGCCAACTGTCACAAGAAAATAGGCTCGAAGGACAAGAAGTCCTATATGAGATTACGAGGCAAAAGGACctcaaaactcccaaaaattaTGAAAGCTTGTATTAAAACAAGCAATTGAAGAACTCCCAAGTGGTTGGTTGAGTTGTTGGCTTAGCTTTCCCATTTCGGTTATTTCCAAGCCTCCTCCCTTTGTTTTCTCCGCCCCTTCTTCTCCTCTTATATTCTCTCCCTCAATCCCCCATCATTCCATCCTCCcccctccctcctttctctctcctcaaaTTTTCTCACTTGCCAAACAGACGGAAGCAGTGAAAGCAGGGGGCAGCGATGTCCTTCTCGTCTGCCACCAACTTGGCCCAGCCTCTCCAGCTCAATACCACCGCCAGCACCCCCAGATCCAATGACAAGCCCTCCCTGCTGCTCCCCACCAAGGCATCCTCTTTTCTCGGATCTACCCGCAAGCTCCGACCCGCTTCCCTCGCCCACTCCATTGCCCACCGCCGATCCGCCGTCGTTGCCATCTCGGAAGCTGTCAAGGAGAAGGAGGTCCAGGCTTCTTCCAATCTGGTAATGCTTTTGTCCTGAAATTTCGTTGCTTGAttgggttttctgggtttgttttgtttttctcatGCATGGTAATCCAGTGGAAGGATTAGAGAATTGggttttcaattatgttaatgTTGGGTTTGTCAGCACTGGGTGGCTGAGTTTTACGAtcaaatttacttaaatcaatTGTAATTTAAGTTGTTTGatccaaaaatcgaagacacagAACAGATAAATCCAAAGCTTCCAACtttcaattttgtttctgggtgGATTTGAATCATTTGATTCAATTTGATTTGTCTCGTATGTTAAAGTTCATGCAACTTCATCGTATCAGTGCAATTAAGTTTAAAAAAGATGTAGAAGTACGCATCTGAGCTTTGTTTTTCGAGTTTTTTGCGTTTTCTAATGAAATGGATACTGTCTCAAGACTTTATGGTTTTTCTAATATTTGTGCATTTAGCTGATTACGAAAGAGGAAGGTTTGGAGCTGTATGAAGACATGGTATTGGGTAGATCTTTCGAGGACATGTGTGCTCAGATGTATTACAGAGGCAAAATGTTCGGCTTCGTTCACCTTTACAATGGCCAAGAAGCTGTGTCAACTGGGTTTATCAAGCTTACCAAGAAGGAGGATTCTGTGGTGAGCACATACCGTGATCACGTACACTCTTTGAGTAAGGGTGTCCCTGCTCGTGAGGTGATGAGTGAGCTCTTTGGAAAGGCTACTGGTTGCTGCCGAGGCCAAGGTGGTTCTATGCACATGTTTTCGAAAGAGTACAATGTGCTCGGTGGGTTTGCATTTATTGGTGAAGGGATACCAGTGGCAACAGGTGCAGCATTCTCCTCTAAGTACAGGAGGGAAGTGATGAAACAGGCAGACTGTGATCATGTAACATTGGCATTTTTCGGAGATGGAACTGCTAATAACGGCCAGTTCTTTGAGTGTTTGAACATGGCAGCATTGTGGAAATTGCCAATTATTTTTGTTGTGGAGAACAATTTGTGGGCTATTGGTATGTCACATTTGAGGGCTACTTCTGATCCCGAAATTTGGAAGAAGGGGCCTGCATTCGGTATGCCAGGTGTTCATGTGGATGGGATGGAtgtgttgaaggtgagggaggtGGCAAAGGAGGCGATTGGAAGGGCCAGGAGAGGAGAAGGGCCAACTTTGGTGGAATGTGAAACATACAGATTCAGAGGACACTCATTGGCTGATCCCGATGAGCTTCGTGACCCTGGTGAGTATTTGAATTATGTCTTTCTTCTTGCACATTTTAGGAGCTAAAATCCATCCCAAACTATCATTGTTTGTTCCACGAGTTTATTGTCATTAACCGTTATGTTCTGTTCTGTTTTGGCAGCTGAGAAGGCACACTACGCTGCCAGAGACCCCATCACAGCCCTCAAGAAATACATACTTGATAACAATTTGGCGACCGAACAAGACTTGAAGGCCATCCATAAGAAGATCGACGAGGTGGTTGAGGATGCCGTTGAGTTTGCAGATGAGAGTCCTCTTCCACCTCGCAGCCAGCTGCTCGAGAATGTGTTTGCCGATCCCAAGGGTTTTGGAATCGGGCCTGATGGCAGCTACAGATGTGAGGATCCTAAGTTCACTCAGGGCACAGCTCACGTCTAAATCTCCGCTGGTTGGAGCCTCTAGCAATCAACTAGTGCTAGCTCTCTGTTCCTAGGTATGCCTGCGTGGCGTTAAATTTTTAGTTACTGCTAGCAGCTACTTGTCACTTGTCAGAAGATTGTATCAGCTTTTATCTACTGTAAAAGCAGGACATATGTTTgtttatcttttcaattttgttcATGTTCTTTTAGAAAAATTTCGTTTGTTTCTGTTTCTGCATTGGCAAGCAAAACGCGGTAGTGATGTTGGTTCTCTGTTTCCAATTTTATTACATCTACGCATATTTGCAAAATTTTGCATTGGTTGGATCCGACTCGTTTCGTGTCTTAACTCTCGACGTATTCCGCGTCTTAACGAGTTAGCCGGAGCTCGTGCATTGTTAACACCAAAATACAGAGCTTTGCATGTAGAAATCAAAACCATATGGTACTGGATGGTTTATTTTTTCAGTAAACGGAGTTGTTTTCTTAAATCAGCAATTGTCGTTCGTGAGATTTGAAGTCATAAACTCTTTTAAGACTGATGTACCGCTGAAAACCAAACGAATGAACGGTAAGGGCGGCCAGGGTTCAGGGTGGCTGGTTGCCGGCGACAATATAATTTAGGCCAGAGAAGCGAAAACGCATACTCATTGTTCTTGTACACCGTATGAGGTTGTTTCAATATAAAAGGTACGTGTTCAAGGTAATGGTAAATGGTACAAAAGCTGGAAGAACTGGCAATAAGAAGAATGAAGATATGATATTtatgaagaaacaaaagaatgCGAAGGGTGAGTGTCGATTCGGATGGGGATTACAACTTAAGTGCGGAAATTGCTTCGGGTTTAAAATCAACTCTCAGGCCGAGGACTCGCCTGACCTCGGCTGGGGTCAGTCTCCATGTCATAGGTCCCGAGTTCTCGCCCCAGAAATCTAGAATCTCCGAGACCTTTTCCAAGTTGAGGATCGTTGCCATTTGTGTGAGACGCGCAAATTTGTCTCTGACGGTCCTCTGAGTCATGCTAGAGAAGTGGCTTACCAATGCCCTAGCATCTCTGTCGAGCTGAAGGCCTCCAAGCTGACTGAATCGCTTCTGCATCATAATCACTTCAAGCCTCTTCACAATGAAGTCGATTACAAAATGAACAAGTGAGTCGTAGTTGTTGGCAGTCATTAGCGGCTGGAGCCATGCTACATTCGTCTCAACAGCATGAAGAAGCCTTTGGACCCAAGGGTCATTGACCTCATTATCTGCATATTCAGCCTCAGACAGCTCGTAGCTGATGGTTGCCACATTATCTAGCACTGGACGGATACGGGGTGTCACAGTTGCCACAAGTTGTTCCAAGCCAGCATTCAGAGCTTGCTTGAACGTGTTGCTCATATCCCCTAGCTCAGACAGACAAGACTTGACTTTTTCTCTATCAACCGGTGCAGGAAATACCTGATAAGCATGATATCATACTGTTTAATACCTGATATTGGAATCACTTTGATAAAGAAGGAAATAATATGTAGCGCAAACATCAAAATCTAACCAAACAAATGATCTCAACGGATGATAACATCGGACATGAATTTAGAACAGAGAAGAATATAAAAGACGCCAAAAGATTACTAATGTGATTTTGCTAGTGTATATGACGGATATCAAAACGATCTACATTTCAATACTTAGAGTTCTACTACAGAAGTAGCAAATGCGGGATCTGAGAAATGTCAATTTGTCTTACTGAGTTACAATGCTCTCTTGACTCTTCATCTCTATGCGCACAAATTTCAGTTAAAAACATGGAGAAAATTAACCATAAAACTGAAACAGCCAAAGGCTTAAGGAGGTAAGGCAACAGCTACACGAGCAAATCATACGCCATGAATAAAACAAAAGCACACAAGCCTGtattattttgtccttattgacTCACTAGACAACAAATAAGAAATCTTAACTATGAACATTTCACGCAACCAAAGCCCACGATAGCAGCAGTGATCAATAATGCACAATCAGTGGGCAGCCACACATCATTCTTTCACGATTAACACCGTACCATCAAACTCCATTTCCCATTTGCATTAGCAGGGAATTCTGTGAAGTGCTAGAGTATGTAATGTTTTGTTATGTTCCCAAACATTAACAAGGCCATTAGAAACTCCAACTGCAGGAAATTGGACACATCAAATGCAGGTTTGACTAAGCCTAAATATGCATAATTATAGTGATTTGGGGCTTCTAACCTAATACAAAGCGAAATGCAAGCCAAAGACTTCCCCCAAACAATGTAGTTATTATTCGTGTGACAAATCCTGATAAACTACAGCACCGAGTAAAGCAAATCATTTCAATTACCTCCAAGCATTGCTCCTCAATCTCGTGCTTCAGTTTGAGGACGTACTCACTACTGACATCCATATTATTCAAAACCGTGGCAATCTCCGTCCCAGTCTTTTGCACACCAACACCACCTAGGAACAGCTTTGCGCCAAGATTTGGCTCTCTCATCCTCTGTTGCAAAGCCTCGTGATACTCATTGCTCAACAAGCTACTCGCACCACTCAACACAGCAATCACAGAGTTGATATTCAAAGTGGATATCGCCCTCCGCAAGCAACTCTGCAAAACATAGAAAACATCATCCACCATTGAAGTCGTGAGACTATCCGGCACATGCTCAGCAATCCTTATAGCCTTCCTCACATTCTCCACCATAAAGAAACCTTCCAATATAACATAAAACCCGGTAATGTCCTGAACCACCTTGCTAAAACTTCCACTCCTAAAAGCCCTAGTGGCTCGTGGACCTAAATCCGTGTCGACATTAGTCAAGCCCTTGATCTTAGATACCATGAACTCAGTGTAATCCTCACCCAATTGCAACAAAGACAGTATCTCCTCCAAGAACAGCTCAACCTCTCTCGGGTCGGGTCCCTCGGACCCAACACCAACGCCACCCACATTGATGTTCTGGGCATTGATCTCGGAGCTCAACTTCGGCAATCTCCTATACTCCATGTACTTCTTCAAGATCAAACTACCCCTCGTATCACATTCCTCTTGAAGCTCACAAATGGCGTAAACAACTCCGTCTTCCCCACAAAGCCCTCTCAAAATCTCATCGTTCTCTTCCACCGCCAAAACAATGTCCTTGAACAAATTGGTCAAACACCCGACAAAATTGACAGCCTGGGTCGGATTGTTCTGCTCCATTAGCTCCACCAAGTGCTCGAATTCGAGCCGGGATCGCATCCCAATCACCTTCCGCAAGTACCCAACGTAAACCTGCAACCCCTCCGTTTCCAACCCTAATGGAGTGTAAAGCCTGATGAATCTCAACACATCGGAATGCTCCCTCTGCTCCACGGCGGCCGAGAGCTTCTTCCTGACGATGGATTCGAGCTGCCTCTTCGACTCCATGAGCTGCTCCCGATGGTCGGCGCCGGAGTCTCGGTACTCGGAGTCGATCTGGAGGAAGCGCTGGACGTAATTGGCTGCGGACTCGTAGTCCTGGGAGTCGAGGGCCTGCTTGACGCCATCAATGCAGTTGCCGCGCTCGACGATGGCGTCGAGGCGGAGGAGCGTGGACTTGACGCGGGACTGGGCGAGGTCGAGCTCGCGGACCTTGGCGCTGACGTGGTCGGCGAGGTCGCAGGTGGAGGCGACGTTAGAGAGGACGTGGTCGGAGTCGGACTTGACGATGTCGAGAACCAGGGAGGACTTGCGGAGGCCGAGGAGCTGCTTGTCGAGGTCGGAGCGCTGGGAGAGGAGGTTGTCGAGGTCCAGATCTAGGGATCGCTGGTACGCGATGCACTCGTGGAGGAGGCGCGTCATGGCGCCGACGTCCGTCAGGGCCCGCACGTGCGAGAGGGCCTCATGGGTCCCGAATTTTATGGACGGTTGATCCGACTCCATTGCCTTGATCCGGTATCTCTCGGCGACGACGACGTTTAGTGTGATCCGTGTGCGCGGGTCTCAGAATGGTCTGTTGGACTGTTGGAGAAGAACGGaagaattaaaaatagaaattttaagaaaaacttTCGATACTATTTACtgtaatgaa from Malus domestica chromosome 01, GDT2T_hap1 includes:
- the LOC103439434 gene encoding mediator of RNA polymerase II transcription subunit 4 yields the protein MLQPQIVQSPARLGLTNPTSPSLQNPTPPKVPSQQQPNLSPTLISLLPPLPRAQSILVQMASLASKLFEVSPNRSLWLNAFRGTFPTFLSSQTQSLPSTALESSPSSTKEILSQFTALQTQLFEAVAELQEILDLQDAKLKIAREVKSKDAALLSFSKKLRDVEQVLDNLVDDYSDFTRPKRTKQEDGADDDSSCTTTTVSSQLNLSDILSYAHRISYTTFAPPEFGAGQAPLRGALPPAPQDEQMRASQLYAFANLDVGLPKTVEGKEETMQAILEPPPHEQTESNQLPNLGALQGLLPPNITVPSGWKPGMPVELPTEFPVPPPGWKPGDPVPLPPFESLPVPRAEEQQIRPNAHPGVHKPPATIQVQHVELDILDPDDDSDYSTEDGSSDDDE
- the LOC139194051 gene encoding pyruvate dehydrogenase E1 component subunit alpha-3, chloroplastic-like; the protein is MSFSSATNLAQPLQLNTTASTPRSNDKPSLLLPTKASSFLGSTRKLRPASLAHSIAHRRSAVVAISEAVKEKEVQASSNLLITKEEGLELYEDMVLGRSFEDMCAQMYYRGKMFGFVHLYNGQEAVSTGFIKLTKKEDSVVSTYRDHVHSLSKGVPAREVMSELFGKATGCCRGQGGSMHMFSKEYNVLGGFAFIGEGIPVATGAAFSSKYRREVMKQADCDHVTLAFFGDGTANNGQFFECLNMAALWKLPIIFVVENNLWAIGMSHLRATSDPEIWKKGPAFGMPGVHVDGMDVLKVREVAKEAIGRARRGEGPTLVECETYRFRGHSLADPDELRDPAEKAHYAARDPITALKKYILDNNLATEQDLKAIHKKIDEVVEDAVEFADESPLPPRSQLLENVFADPKGFGIGPDGSYRCEDPKFTQGTAHV
- the LOC103425625 gene encoding conserved oligomeric Golgi complex subunit 4-like — translated: MKQEAKMHLLFRRSAKTARAATRYLALPPKTPSSSSSFFHSSQPRHQTPDIGSPSRVQKLIASQSDPLLAKEIFDYAARHPNFRHSYASYFTIILKLGRSKYFSLVDDLLLRLKSQNYTVSPALFSHLIKIYGEANLPQKALRVFYTMMEFDCRPSVKHLNRILQILVSHRNFLRPAFDVFKDAHRHGVMPNTESYNILMRAFCLNGDISIAYQLFNKMFERDLVPDVHSYRILMQGLCRKGQVNTAVDFLEDMLNKGFVPDTLSYTTLLNSLCRKKQLREAYKLLCRMKVKGCNPDIVHYNTVILGLCREGRPADACKVLEDMASNGCLPNLVSYRTLVSGLCDHGMLDEAKSYMETMVSKGFSPHFSVIHALVKGFCNVGRVEEACGVLEEVLKHGEVPHTDTWITVVPGICEEIELVRMEEMLREVMKVEIRPNTRIVEAAFGLEDYLIKKIQAKPRRGTIKMERNQRDIYAMESDQPSIKFGTHEALSHVRALTDVGAMTRLLHECIAYQRSLDLDLDNLLSQRSDLDKQLLGLRKSSLVLDIVKSDSDHVLSNVASTCDLADHVSAKVRELDLAQSRVKSTLLRLDAIVERGNCIDGVKQALDSQDYESAANYVQRFLQIDSEYRDSGADHREQLMESKRQLESIVRKKLSAAVEQREHSDVLRFIRLYTPLGLETEGLQVYVGYLRKVIGMRSRLEFEHLVELMEQNNPTQAVNFVGCLTNLFKDIVLAVEENDEILRGLCGEDGVVYAICELQEECDTRGSLILKKYMEYRRLPKLSSEINAQNINVGGVGVGSEGPDPREVELFLEEILSLLQLGEDYTEFMVSKIKGLTNVDTDLGPRATRAFRSGSFSKVVQDITGFYVILEGFFMVENVRKAIRIAEHVPDSLTTSMVDDVFYVLQSCLRRAISTLNINSVIAVLSGASSLLSNEYHEALQQRMREPNLGAKLFLGGVGVQKTGTEIATVLNNMDVSSEYVLKLKHEIEEQCLEVFPAPVDREKVKSCLSELGDMSNTFKQALNAGLEQLVATVTPRIRPVLDNVATISYELSEAEYADNEVNDPWVQRLLHAVETNVAWLQPLMTANNYDSLVHFVIDFIVKRLEVIMMQKRFSQLGGLQLDRDARALVSHFSSMTQRTVRDKFARLTQMATILNLEKVSEILDFWGENSGPMTWRLTPAEVRRVLGLRVDFKPEAISALKL